The genomic interval GGCGGCGGCTTCTGGTGGATCTGTGGCGGCGCTGGCGACCGGCGCGGAGCGCGTCATCGACGTGCCGCGCTGAGGAAGCAGCGGTCGGCATCACCCGCCGGAGGCTGCCGGGCGACCGCGTCGCCTGTTCGAGCGTCCTGCGACTTCCGCGCTCTGGGGTACGGGAGGCAGGCCCGTACTGTCGTCAAGGTCGACCCGCCGGGTGCCACAGGCCGCGCAGTGGACGTACACGACCACGCCCGCGGACGTGCGATGCGAGGATTCGGTGACCCAGCCGTGCTCGTGCAGCGGCATGCGCTTCGGAATCCTGATGGGCAAGGTATGTGATGCGGTCATGCCTCCACGATGATGTAATGGCCTTATGCATCTCAACCCTTACGGCGAGTACGCTGTTCTGCTGGCGGCTTCCCTCGCCAATGACTGGCCGCAAGACCGTGAGGGCATCGAGCGGCGCGCACGCGATTTCGGCATGACCATGACGTTCGACGCGGTATCCGATGACCACGCCCGCACCCGTGCGGTCCTTGATGGCTGGCTGGCGGTTGTGGACGCCACCGACGACGCAGCGCGAGCCGCTGCGCTGAACACACAGATGGCCGCAGCGGCCGCCTACCCGCAGTTGACGGATCACGATGGGGAGGGATGGCATCTGCACTACCGTGATGCGGGTCGCTCGCTTCCGGATGTGCTGGAGGCGGTCTTCAGCGTCGGCACCGCGCTTCATCTGACCGAGCGGGGGATGCACCGGCTCGGGCGTTGCGCAGCCGCACCCTGTACGAACGTGTTCGTGGACGTGACGCGCAACGGTCGCCAGCGCTACTGCTCGGTGCGCTGCTCCAACCGCGATGCGGTGCGGAGGCACCGAGCACGTGGCTGGGAGCCGAATGCCGGCTTCGAGCCCTGAGAACCGACGTCTGGCTCCCCGCCGTCCTGCGGCCCGGTCTGCTCAGACTTGCAGGGCCGCGAGCACAGCATCCGAGAACGGCGGCCAGACCTCCGCCGCCCACGGGCCGAAGTCGCGATCGCCCAGCGCGACGCACGCGACGCCCGCCTGCGGATCCACCCACAGGAACGTGCCCGACTGCCCGAAGTGCCCGAACGTCGCGGGGGAGTTCGCGCCGCCGGTCCAGTGCGGGCTCTTGTCATCACGCAGCTCGAAGCCGAGGCCCCAGTCATTGGGGCTCTGCCGGCCGAAGCCGGGCAGCACGCCGTCCAGACCTGGGAACGCGACTGTCGTCGCCTCGGCGAGCGTCTCCGCCGCGATCAGCGTCGGATGCTGCAGCTCAGCCGCGAAGCGCGCGAGATCAGCCACGGATGCCACCGCGCCGGCCCCAGCGGAGCCGACCAGCTGCGATGCGGTCATGCCGAGCGGGGCGAAGACCGCCTCGTCGAGGTACGTCGCGAAGGGGATCTCGGCGTGTGCGGCCAGAGCATCGGCCAGCACCTGGAAGCCGTGATTGGAGTAGATCCGCCGGGTGCCTGGCGCCGCGCGCACCTTGTCTTCGGAGAAATCCAGACCGGAGGCGTGCGCGA from Microbacterium sp. H1-D42 carries:
- a CDS encoding CGNR zinc finger domain-containing protein, with translation MHLNPYGEYAVLLAASLANDWPQDREGIERRARDFGMTMTFDAVSDDHARTRAVLDGWLAVVDATDDAARAAALNTQMAAAAAYPQLTDHDGEGWHLHYRDAGRSLPDVLEAVFSVGTALHLTERGMHRLGRCAAAPCTNVFVDVTRNGRQRYCSVRCSNRDAVRRHRARGWEPNAGFEP
- a CDS encoding serine hydrolase domain-containing protein, producing MSTLDDVLARIEDWPAENSAAAVISADGRVLASHGDLAQPYRLASVTKPLTAYATLVAIEEGVFALDDPAGPEGSTVRHLLAHASGLDFSEDKVRAAPGTRRIYSNHGFQVLADALAAHAEIPFATYLDEAVFAPLGMTASQLVGSAGAGAVASVADLARFAAELQHPTLIAAETLAEATTVAFPGLDGVLPGFGRQSPNDWGLGFELRDDKSPHWTGGANSPATFGHFGQSGTFLWVDPQAGVACVALGDRDFGPWAAEVWPPFSDAVLAALQV